The genomic stretch ATCTCTCCGGGAGCGTGCGGCCCAGAACCGCGCCCACGCCGATGGCTAACGCGTCGGCGGCGACCATGCCCAATGTGGATCCGACCCAAGTCCCGAACCACGATTCGGTCGATGCGAGCGTGACCGTGGCCAACATCGTCTTGTCCCCGATCTCGACCAGGAAGAACGCGGTCGCCACCGCCCAGAACGCGGACCGCGCCGAACGCGCCGCCTTGGCCCGCTCCTCGGCGGTTAGGTCGTCACCCAGCAGGGTCCACACGCCGAAGCCCAGAAACGCGACACCCGCGACAAGGTTCACGGCCGCCGTGGGCAAGTAGGAGCCGAAGACCGCCCCGAGTCCGACAGACATCAGGTGAACCGCCGCCGTGGCGGCCGTGATCGCCCCCAGCACCGTCCACAATCTGTACCGGGCCGCGAAGGTCATCGCCATGAGTTGCGACTTGTCGCCCAGCTCCGCGATGAAGATCACACCGAAGCTGAGCAGGAACGCATGCACCTGGGCAGTATGGGGGATGGTTACCCCTCGACTCAGGATCCCTCGGTCTTGACCGCTGTCGCGATGAAGAAGGTGCCCCCGTTCAGCGATTGAGTCGAGACGTTCCCGAACACATCGGCGATGCCTGCTGGGATGCCACGATCGGGGTTCCAGGCGGCCCACCTGCGGTAGACGGGGACAACAAGTCTGTTCAGAGCGCTCAATCTCCCTGCGAAGCCACGCGCATCGCAGACCGCCAAGGTGCCTCCTGGCCGCAGGGCCTCGTGACACCTTGCCAGCGCCAAGGACGGTTCGGGAAACGCACTGAGCGCCAGTACCGCGAGCACTCGATCGAAGCCGGCCACCCTCAGCTCCGACGCATCGCCTTCGATCACGCTCACGTTTCGCCAGCCACGCCGAGCCGATAACTCACGGGCGGCGGCCAGCATGTCAGGCGAAGCATCCACGCCGACGAGCGTGCCCGAGTGTCCAATCACGTCCTGGACGTAGCGGAAGTTACGTCCAGTGCCGCACCCGATTTCGAGTACCCGGTCGCCGGGCCGCGCACCCATGGCCGCAACCGCAGCAGCTCGGACGCGGTCCGGCCTGCCCAGGAACGTGACCCAGTCCTGAGCCGCGTAGAGGCCAGGGTGGACCCCCCAATAGCGATACACGGAGCGCACCGAGTCCAACTGGTCACGATCGATCCCCATCGCGTCACAAACCCTGGACATCGCGGCGGCGCCAGGTCGCGAAGCCCGCGACCGCTAGGACCGCCGCGACAGCCACGAGCCCGACCAACTGCGCGGCATCGATCGAGCCCCCCGGTAAGCGAGGGCTGTGAGCGAAGGGCGACAGGTCCAGAACCCACCTAGGCAAGCCCCAAAGCACCCCGAACTCGCCGAGAGCGACGAACGCCGCGAGCAACCCCCAAGCAACCGGCACCCAGCGCGGGATCACGCCGAACAGCAGCATGACGATGCTGGCGACGACCCATGCGGCCGGCACCTGCGCGACGCCTGCCACCGCCAGCCGCATGGTTTGTCCGACCGGGTCCCCCACTGCCAGCCCGTGAGTCAGTCCGACTGCTGCACCCGTGAGCAGCATCAAAGCAGCTATCGCGACGAGCGCTAAACAGAAATGGCTGGCTGCCCACCTCTGCCGCGTCGCCATCGTGGACAGCAGCGACTCGGCGTGACCGGCGGACTCCTCTGAGCGGAGCCGTGAGGTCGCTGAGATCCCATACGCGCTCATCAAGGCACCGAGGACACCTACCTCGGCCGCCAGGAAGGCCTCCGTCAAGGCTTGGCGACCCCCGAGCAGCTCGAGGTACTCGCGCAGCTGGGGGGATTCAAGTAGCCCAGAGATGTTATCGACGATCGACCCTAGAACCGCACCCATCAGGACTGCCCCCACCAGCCAGGCGAGGAACGCTCCACGGTGCAACCTCCATGCCAGACCGGCAACGCTTCCGATCCGGCCGACATCTGGTCCGGGCCGATCGGCGATTAGGCCAGAACCCATGTCGCGGTGGTACCGCAACACGAACGCCGCGGCGACGAGCGCTGCCGTCGCAGCCAGCGGAATCAGCGTCACCCACCAGCGATTCCCGGCGAAGGGCCGAATCTGTTGACTCCATCCGATCGGCGACAGCCAAGATGCCCAGCCCGGATCTCCAGGCGCGAGGTCCCCGACTGCTCTCAGCAGGTAGGCGATGCCGACGCTGGCGACTCCGATCCCG from Candidatus Nanopelagicales bacterium encodes the following:
- a CDS encoding methyltransferase domain-containing protein; the protein is MGIDRDQLDSVRSVYRYWGVHPGLYAAQDWVTFLGRPDRVRAAAVAAMGARPGDRVLEIGCGTGRNFRYVQDVIGHSGTLVGVDASPDMLAAARELSARRGWRNVSVIEGDASELRVAGFDRVLAVLALSAFPEPSLALARCHEALRPGGTLAVCDARGFAGRLSALNRLVVPVYRRWAAWNPDRGIPAGIADVFGNVSTQSLNGGTFFIATAVKTEGS
- a CDS encoding ABC transporter permease, whose product is MTGALLRLALRRDRVLLPAWLVGLTLMVVFSVSATKDLYPDDEFLETASETINATPALVALYGKIYDTSSLGATSLIKLTAFGSALVAILFVFLVVRHSRAEEESGRQELVAAGAVTRRAPLEAALLLGMAGSGALGVLTAVGLGLLGLPWTGALAFGADWALSGIVFSAVAGVAAQVTTSARAAIGIGVASVGIAYLLRAVGDLAPGDPGWASWLSPIGWSQQIRPFAGNRWWVTLIPLAATAALVAAAFVLRYHRDMGSGLIADRPGPDVGRIGSVAGLAWRLHRGAFLAWLVGAVLMGAVLGSIVDNISGLLESPQLREYLELLGGRQALTEAFLAAEVGVLGALMSAYGISATSRLRSEESAGHAESLLSTMATRQRWAASHFCLALVAIAALMLLTGAAVGLTHGLAVGDPVGQTMRLAVAGVAQVPAAWVVASIVMLLFGVIPRWVPVAWGLLAAFVALGEFGVLWGLPRWVLDLSPFAHSPRLPGGSIDAAQLVGLVAVAAVLAVAGFATWRRRDVQGL
- a CDS encoding TMEM165/GDT1 family protein is translated as MHAFLLSFGVIFIAELGDKSQLMAMTFAARYRLWTVLGAITAATAAVHLMSVGLGAVFGSYLPTAAVNLVAGVAFLGFGVWTLLGDDLTAEERAKAARSARSAFWAVATAFFLVEIGDKTMLATVTLASTESWFGTWVGSTLGMVAADALAIGVGAVLGRTLPERFVRIGAVVLFFGFGALLIAAGIRAW